AGGGACTGATACTGGATCAACATTACCGGCAGATCAGGGAATGAAATAAGAGATGATTCCGGGCTTAACGGTGGAAGCTTCCTGGTCAGCATCTCATAAAAGACCACACCAAGACTGTAAAGATCAGACCTGGCGTCAATCTCCGACCCATGAGCCTGTTCCGGACTCATGTAAGGGTCCTGGGCACCCGAACCGTTGCCGCTATGAGATGATTTTTTTGAACGGGAAATTTCGAAATTGGAAAGAGTTGTTGCTCCGGATTCCTGAAATGTGACGTTTTCAGGCCTGATATGACCATGAACAAAACCCTGTTGATGAACATAAACAAGGGCGCTGGCTAATTGACGGAGGATCGCAAATGCATCGCCCGAAGAAAGATCTTTGCCGATGTGTTTCCGCAGAGTATTGCCTTCAGGGTTTTCGGTAGAAATCGTCATGAATTATCTGAGTTAAACCTATCGAACAAAAACATTTACACAGTATCTGTCAGCCTGCAAGACTATCTTGCCCACCATTCTCAAAAAGCATGCAACTTTTATCTTTTATAATATTTCAGGGTAGTTAGCAACTTTTTTATACTTCCTGAAAAAAAGGAGCCAATGTAATGAGTACCGAATGAAATGAATTCAAGAAAATACTGGGTCACGTGGAGGGAAAGAAAAAGGAAATCGCTCGAAATATCTGCTGTTTCAAGCGAGACCCACTTCTCATGTTTGGATGGCAGAGAAAAGAGTTTTCAGGAGATAAGGCGACAAGTTTCAAAAATAAAAATCGTCGCCCCCTGCAGATACAACTAGCACTCCATCAGGCACTGGTCAGAAATACCGTTACATCACCATCCTTGAAAATATAATCCTTGCCCTCTGTCCTGAGCTTGCCCTGATTTCTGGCTATGGCCCAGGAGCCGACGGCAACGAGATCTTCATAGGGGACCACTTCAGCGCGGATAAAATGTTTTTCAAAATCGGAGTGAATGACGGCCGCCGCCTGGGGAGCCCTGGTGCCCTGCGGCACAGTCCAGGCCCGGGTTTCTTTTTCACCGGTGGTAAGAAATGACATAAGATTCAACAGGGAATAGGCCTCACGGGTAAGACGGGCAAGTCCGGATTCTTTGATTCCCAATTCCCCCAGAAAGACTGCTACTTCCTCTTCATCCATTTCAGAGAGTTCCGATTCAATCTTTGCAGAGACGGTAACCAGGCCATCGCCATGGGAATCCGCATAGGCCCGCAATTTCTGCACATAGGGGTTATCGCCCTCGGCACTGAGATCGTCCTCGCTGACATTGGCAACATAGATCACCTTTTTATTGGTGAGCAGCTGGAGCTCCCGATCAAGCAACTCGTTCTCCCGGTCATTGAGCACAGCCGCTCTGGCCGGTTTTTCATCTTCAAGAACAGCCTTTATTTTCACCAGGCCGGCAAGTTTTATTATTGCGTCCCTATCCTGACCGCGCGCCTTTTTTTCCTCACTGTAGATCCGCTTTTCAACCAGTTCGAGATCAGAGAGGATCAGCTCCAGATTAATGGTCTCCACATCTGCAACCGGGTCTATTTTGCCATGAACATGAGTGACGTTTTCATCATCATAGCAGCGGACCACATGGGCAATGGCTTCCACGCTGCGGATGTGGGCGAGAAACATATTACCCAGCCCTTCACCCTGAGACGCACCCTTGACAAGGCCTGCAATATCGACAAATTCGATGGTGGTGGGGATAATTTTATTTGACCTGCCAAGGTTGGCCAGAACAGTAAGACGATGATCCGGGACCGCGACAATGCCGATATTGGGCTCAATGGTACAGAAAGGGTAATTACTGGCCTCAGCACCGGCTCTGGTGAGGGCGTTAAACAAGGTTGATTTGCCAACGTTTGGCAAACCGACAATTCCGATTTTCATCTGTGGAACTCCTGCTGCTTTGCTAAAGGGGTCGATTGATGGGGGTTTGACTGTCATTTTCGTAGCAGACCGCTTGTGAGAAATGCAGGCTGATAGAAGGGAGTAGTTCTTTATACCATTGTGACGATTATGTCCATGATTAATCGCAAATATTGCAATTCGGTTACTCTTAAATGGCTATCTGGTCGCAGGTCCGGTGTCATGAATACTTGAAATATATTGCTCTATCTGTTTATTTTATATTAGTGACTTGAGAACTCTTCTCCAATGCTTTTTCCCTGGAGGGAAATTAATGCCGAAATCCCAAAATCCATACTCCCCCGAGTTTGACATCGACGAGATTCATGCCTGGCTGAACCAACGGGCAAAATCCATAAAAAAACAAGGGCACAGCCATTTCGTGACAATCTCCCGTGAGTATGGATGCGAGGCCTATCCCATTGCAGAGGAACTCCGTGACTGTCTCAACAAACGGTCAGCACCATGGATGATTTTCACACGACCCATCATAGAAAAGCTCATCGAAGACGATGAATTCGATTCCAAGTTCATTCATGAACTCAGCGAAATGCGGTATGGTTTCTCCTATCAATTCATTGATAATTATGTGCCTGATTTCATGAAGTCACCACATTCCCAGACTTTTGAGAAGATGCAGAAACTTTACCTCAAACTGGTGGAGCTGGGGAACTGCATTATTGTAGGATCGGCGGCACAGATTATCACCAGCGATTTAAATCCCGAGCGCTACACAGGAGTCCATGTGAGGATCATCGGCAGCGAGGAGTTCAGAACCGGAAAAATCATGGAATATTACGGGCTCGGCAGGGAAGAAGCGCAAAAGCATCTCAAGGAGAAGCAGTCGGCCAGTGACAATTTTGTAAAGGATTTCACCGGATCATCAGTCAATGATCCCTATCTCTATCACATGGTGTTTCATAATGACCATGTTCCCACTGATTTCATGATAAAAACCCTCTGCGAATATCTGGTGGAAAAGGGAATCAAATACTGATATTTCAGTGATCTAATCCATGCTGTCCATGATCCATTCAACAACGCAACAATTCAGGGAGAAAAGGATTAATGCAGGGTTGCAGGGTCACTTTCAACCGCCGGGAATGATGAGCGCCTCGGCGTTTTCAGAGACATACCAGTAAAGCGCCCGGGCGGCAGAGGGTTCCATCAGCAACATAACATTAACAAGGCGCCTTTTATCTCCGCCCCTGATGATTTTCGGCAGTCGGGCGGTTAACTCCCAGGCCCAGCGGTGCATGTGGCGGGCGAGACCGGCGTCGGGAGAATCAGCAACCACCGTCAGTTCAATACCTTCCTTGAAATGCATGATAAAATGCGTTGGCATGTGGGCAAGTTCCAGGGCCATAACCTTGTCGCCAGCGTTTTTTCCTCCGGGACGAATTTCGCGTCGCTCCGGCGCCTGAAAGGATTCTTTTCTCTCAAAATTAATCAGCTCGACACCCAAAGCGTCGCCCCTGAACCGAATATTGTTTATGGGAAACGATTGCAGCTGCAAGCTTTTAGCCTTGAGCTGGATCTTCTTGCCGCGAAGGTCGAACACGGCGTAAATCCGATCCTTTTTTGCCAGTGCGAGTTCTATTTCAAGTTGTTGTTTTTCGTCCTTTCGGATATCGGCCAGACTGTTTGCCGACTCCGGAAAGGAAAAGGCCAGAAGAAAAAGCAGAAGAGTAAACAAGGATGCCATCAGAATATCATTACCTTTGCGCCGATGGGCACGGTTTGGTAGAGGCGTTTGAGATCCTCGTCAGCCATCCGGATACATCCGTGCGTGACATTCCTGCCCAGGAGCCGGGTATAAAGAGTCCCGTGAATAAAATAGCCGTTGCCGATACCAACAGCATATTCACCGAGTCCTCCGGCTTCAATACGGTCATTGTATGACTTGGGAATTGCTTCACCCTCCTCGATAAACGCCCAGTCAGGTTTGACCCAGTAAGGTTTACGGGTTTTTGAACCAACGGAGAAAACGCCGCGGGGGGTGTCAAAGATCCACTTTCTTTCCCCGGAAGGATCCTGAAGCACGTTGCCGCTGCCTGTGGAAACCAGCGCCCGGTGAAGGGTTTGCTCTCCTTTTCTGATGAAGAGGAGGTTTTGCCCCGTATCGATAACCACGTGAATTCCCTGAGGAGACAAGGCGTTCAGCTTTTTCCTGAGCGCTGCAACATCGTCACCTTTTCTATTCTTTGCTTTTGTGGGAGCGGGCGCGGCAATCCCCGCATTGCCATCCGGGATTTTCGGAAAACCGAAAAAAAATAATGCCCCACCTGCCAGCATGACCGCGCCGAACAGGAGTATTTTAGTCTTATTTGCCCAGAGCAATGGAAACGATATTTTCATAATCAGTAACACCGACGATGGTAATTGGCGTACCGGTCTCGGCCATGTCAAACAACTCCGCCATATCGGAGTTGTCCAGGGATACGCATCCATCGGTAATTCCGTCTTTCCCCCCCCCGTGTATTTCAAGGAGGCTGCCGATGCCCGATTTTTCCGGGACCAAGCCCTTTTTTCTTGCAGAGGCGAACCGCTTCATATCCTCAGCGTTTGGATAATTGATGAGCAACGCCTTATAAAACCGGCTTTCATCATTCTTTTTTACGACGCGGTAATGCCCTTCCGGAGTAGCCTGATCCCCGGAGTAGAGTTTGTCCTTCAGTCCATTCCGACCCAGACCAACGCGATATCTCCTGATTTCAGCACCGTTTTTGAGGACAATGAGCCTCCTGTCGAGTTTACTTACCAGGATGGAAATGCCGCTGTTTTTCTGAGAACCCTGTTTTGCCGTCGCCACAAGACGCCGCCAGTGCTCAATCTGTTTTCTGTCGGCATAGCGGCCTGCGACCCGGCGCAGGGCATCCTCGGCCTGTTGCAGATAAGGATCGGCATCGCCGAGCCGAAGCATGGCCTCGTCATGTTTTTGCTGCAGCAGCATGGTCCGCGACACAGAGAGCAGGACTTCGACTCGCGTCAGAAACCTGCGCGCGACTCGTCCCTCGTTGATGGAGTCGGCCAGTGCCGCCAGGGCTTCAAGTCTCTGTTCACGGGAAGCAATGGCCTCGGTCACAACGCCGGTCCTTCGCTCCTGCTCGCTTGAGGTTTCCATGCTGATCAACTGTCCGCGGTTATACAGCGCGCTGAATTCCTTCCGAAGCGATTCATAGTTCACGAACCAGATAAAACGCGCCCTTTCCGCAGCGAGCATTTCCCTGCACTCACGCAGTTTTGCCCGATAGGTAATAAATTCCGCGGCAGCATAAACGTCCGCTCCATCCCTCCAGAGATCCTTCTCCTGGATTTCCACCAGGTAGACCTCCGGAGGGACAGGCGGCCGGTTGCAGCCTTCCAGTAAAAAAAATGGCAGGCAGAAAATCAACGCCAGAATTTGATGCGGCATTTACGCAGAACCAGACTTATTTCTTTACCTTTTTGGCGCTGGCGCTCTTTGCCCTCAGCTTGGCAAGCATTTCTTTTTCGGCATTCTCCTTGGCGACCTTCTCCATGGCCAGTTTCACCTGGGAGGAAATTTCATTGGCCTTCTGGGAAACGATGCCAGCCTTTTCAGTTGCACCGGCATATTCACCGGCATCAATCAAGGGCTGAATGGTATACATTGATTCTTCAAGACCGTTGAGGTCTGCACCCATGGCCTCGATATCAGCGCGACTGCCTTTTCCTTTTGGAGCAATGGCAAGGGCGTTTTTAGCCTCGGCAAGGGAAGCCTGCGCACCCTGGAGGGCGTCGATGGAATTCAACCGCGCCTGTTCCTTGCTGGTAGCGACAACAGATCTGACCTGCTCGGAATCGCTCATCACCTTGGCAAGCAGCTGTTTGGCATTATCATAGTTTTTCAACATTTTTCCATCCTGCACCTTGACTTCATCCAGCGCCGCTGCCAGATCAGCCTGCAAAGTCCGGAGTTCCTGCGCGGCATAGATCCCGGCACTCTCCTGGGCCACAGTTTCCACTGCGGCACGGGAAGAGCTTATTTCTTCGACTGGCTGTTTCGAACATCCCGTGATACCTGCAACAAACATCAGAGCCACAACAATAAACCTAATCTGCTTTTTCACTGCATATCCTCCATAACTGCTTGGTTGTGAGCGGATCGAACAGGATGTTTGATCCGCATTTTGATCAATAGAAATTCTTTATGCCGGCCGGAACATTAATCGCCTTATCAGCTGAAGCAGGAGGGTTTACAACGACAAGAAACAGTCCGGCCAAGGCGTAACGGAGCCGGAGTCCGGCAAAGTTTAAATAAAACTAGGGGAGGTAAAACTGAGGGGTGTAAAGAAACGGCTTGATGTGAAGCGCACACCTGTATGGGTGCTCTTTCCAGAACAGGCACTCTGGAATATCGTTATATATCATATAAAGGTAAGGCCACATTGCGTTGACCCGATAAAAAACTCTTGTTAAATTCCTTAGCTGCAGGCAGCCTGGAATGCACGGACCGTGGGAAGTCGCCCGTGGTCCGTGAATTGCTGATTTTTTTCAGCAAAGCAGGAAGATGCGCATATATACCTCTGCTTTAGAAATAGTCAATAGAAATGTATTGTCGATAAACAGGCCTTGAATTGATTCTGATTTAACTGAACATCGGGTCTTTCCCCAAGGCGCATATCTGCCACATTGACAAGAAGGATGATTTCGAATAAACAAATCACCGGTTTGCCATGACCTGTTTGTCAGAAGGATGAGGATCTGCCAATAAGCTGCAACTTAACCCGTCAAGAAATCTGCCCTGATGGACAGTAGATACAAAGGTTAATAATATTGAAAAAAGACCAAGAGAGAAAAGAAGACCATGGAAATACGGAATGAAGAGCAGGCCCGGGAATGCTGCGAGGCCTGGAGCGTCAAGTCGGTGAAAGTGCAGCGTAGCCTCCTGCTGCAGGCAAAGGAGTCCCTGGAACTGGGGCAACTCTATTATGAGAACAAGGATAACCAGGCAGGGGTGCAACGCCTCGGGAACTGCATTACACTGCTGCAGTCCCGCCTGAAGGATCTGGATGAGGAGTAAAGAAATAAAGGGCGAACGCAGAATATCACTCGGTGCGACGCCTCAACAACAGATCGCCGAGCAAATCCCATCCTGTTCAGGCTATTGCCGGAAATGCGGCCAGGAGCATACCATAGCAGAAGGGCCGGCCCGTGATTACTGCCTGGAGCTCATGGAGGTACTGGAGGAAAAGAAGCGCATTGATCTCACCGTACCGGATGCAGAGGCAAATCCCCATTTCTCCACGGATTACCTCTTTGGCGAGGCACGAGGACAGATGTTCGGCATTCTGGCGTGTCGGAACCAGAAGGGTTCTAAGGTAAACCTCAAAGCCTTTTCCGGTCAGTTCGACGGCGCCTGGGTGGTGGAAGGCTGGGCGCCGCCGCTCTTTGATGTGCGCCAATGGCACCGGATCAGCCATGATGTTGAAAAAGAGATCAAGACCCTTGGCAAAGAAATTGATCGTCCGGACACCGACCCGGCCAGACGTGCAAACATTGTCCTGCAACGCCGCGAGTTATCACAACAACTGATGAAAGACATC
The window above is part of the Pseudomonadota bacterium genome. Proteins encoded here:
- the ychF gene encoding redox-regulated ATPase YchF → MKIGIVGLPNVGKSTLFNALTRAGAEASNYPFCTIEPNIGIVAVPDHRLTVLANLGRSNKIIPTTIEFVDIAGLVKGASQGEGLGNMFLAHIRSVEAIAHVVRCYDDENVTHVHGKIDPVADVETINLELILSDLELVEKRIYSEEKKARGQDRDAIIKLAGLVKIKAVLEDEKPARAAVLNDRENELLDRELQLLTNKKVIYVANVSEDDLSAEGDNPYVQKLRAYADSHGDGLVTVSAKIESELSEMDEEEVAVFLGELGIKESGLARLTREAYSLLNLMSFLTTGEKETRAWTVPQGTRAPQAAAVIHSDFEKHFIRAEVVPYEDLVAVGSWAIARNQGKLRTEGKDYIFKDGDVTVFLTSA
- a CDS encoding cytidylate kinase-like family protein; the encoded protein is MPKSQNPYSPEFDIDEIHAWLNQRAKSIKKQGHSHFVTISREYGCEAYPIAEELRDCLNKRSAPWMIFTRPIIEKLIEDDEFDSKFIHELSEMRYGFSYQFIDNYVPDFMKSPHSQTFEKMQKLYLKLVELGNCIIVGSAAQIITSDLNPERYTGVHVRIIGSEEFRTGKIMEYYGLGREEAQKHLKEKQSASDNFVKDFTGSSVNDPYLYHMVFHNDHVPTDFMIKTLCEYLVEKGIKY
- a CDS encoding L,D-transpeptidase, producing the protein MKISFPLLWANKTKILLFGAVMLAGGALFFFGFPKIPDGNAGIAAPAPTKAKNRKGDDVAALRKKLNALSPQGIHVVIDTGQNLLFIRKGEQTLHRALVSTGSGNVLQDPSGERKWIFDTPRGVFSVGSKTRKPYWVKPDWAFIEEGEAIPKSYNDRIEAGGLGEYAVGIGNGYFIHGTLYTRLLGRNVTHGCIRMADEDLKRLYQTVPIGAKVMIF
- a CDS encoding L,D-transpeptidase; this translates as MPHQILALIFCLPFFLLEGCNRPPVPPEVYLVEIQEKDLWRDGADVYAAAEFITYRAKLRECREMLAAERARFIWFVNYESLRKEFSALYNRGQLISMETSSEQERRTGVVTEAIASREQRLEALAALADSINEGRVARRFLTRVEVLLSVSRTMLLQQKHDEAMLRLGDADPYLQQAEDALRRVAGRYADRKQIEHWRRLVATAKQGSQKNSGISILVSKLDRRLIVLKNGAEIRRYRVGLGRNGLKDKLYSGDQATPEGHYRVVKKNDESRFYKALLINYPNAEDMKRFASARKKGLVPEKSGIGSLLEIHGGGKDGITDGCVSLDNSDMAELFDMAETGTPITIVGVTDYENIVSIALGK